A single region of the Branchiostoma lanceolatum isolate klBraLanc5 chromosome 1, klBraLanc5.hap2, whole genome shotgun sequence genome encodes:
- the LOC136423821 gene encoding catenin delta-2-like isoform X3, which translates to MSSISSTDESFHWRPPQQHAPEDDESDADSKVSGSQLVDSCLKVLQERGVMDTHDDPMEGMKDAMPHPDRYPERSYNGGNNGDAPVHSSHQSLHSINSSHSNPQRPPSSQPESVTVTKVIHTRTVTEVMPRNHPADNYYDPYRGDNTSNRGTPRHMDPPPPQSNYSDPYEGRNPYSEVPERLQDEPLPIMEEAGPASYRNPSTEGDYYHNPTPPREPENYSRQDYHNPYTPSREYSSYNGQPPVNASDNYAPVSYMEDPGTPVMRAPLAEPETPGSMGSLRGRTPSLDSAQRDPMAWRDPDLPELIEMLREPHPPVQANAAAYLQHLCYGDDPVKAKIRSLGGIPELVQLLDHPSPDVHRNAAGALRNLAYGKANDENKSAINNANGIPALVRLLRKTPDTEVQELVTGVLWNLSSHPPLKQAVIDDALTVLTNRIIIPHSGWEAAPDADSKPRDIQWSVVFRNATGCLRNVSSAGPDARRKMRECDGLVDALLHVLQTAIGKNDMDNKSVENCMCVLRNLSFRLPKEVPNAQRYELAEPAKSAQPPPKKKSPTSCFGSGKKKSEDSGIKQWDGTGPIPQRAEPARGQELLWQPEVVRPYLSLLLECSNHDTLEAAAGALQNLSAGNNKWAAYVRAMVRKDKGLPVLVELIRMDNDRVVRAVATALRNLSLDNRNKELIGKYAMRDLVYRLPGGDSAPKTSEPTMVAILHTLHEVISKNMENAKSLRDAGGIERLVTINKTREKYSAEVVRAARQVLATLWSFKDLRPVFKKDGWNASHFPPARVAARPPGSTMARGASPGAGLEYDDTTLPAPQGNANAYSTMPEDKASGRRQLDFSHDNGTRPAGGDPGRGAPEEIPMTDLTPGYATVERDTRPEQNFQPPVGGVPVFGTPNQNSEPLYAKQVNKDKNRPAQDYGYVDDPDPRTFQLEDPDPQKPTDSWV; encoded by the exons ATGAGTTCCATCTCGTCCACGGACGAGTCGTTCCACTGGCGCCCTCCGCAGCAGCACGCCCCAGAAGACGACGAGAGCGACGCCGACTCCAAGGTGTCGGGTTCCCAGCTGGTCGACTCCTGTCTAAAGGTTCTTCAG GAGCGCGGTGTGATGGACACACACGACGACCCCATGGAGGGCATGAAGGACGCCATGCCGCATCCCGACAG GTACCCAGAGAGGAGCTACAATGGAGGAAACAATGGGGATGCTCCAGTCCATTCCTCCCACCAATCGCTACACAGCATAAATAGCTCCCACTCCAACCCACAGCGGCCCCCGTCATCACAGCCGGAGTCCGTGACAGTCACCAAG GTGATCCACACCCGCACGGTGACCGAGGTCATGCCCAGGAACCATCCTGCAGACAACTACTACGACCCGTACCGCGGCGACAACACGTCCAACCGAGGGACGCCACGACACATGGACCCGCCGCCCCCACAGAGCAACTACAGCGATCCCTACGAGGGCAGAAATCCGTACAGTGAGGTCCCGGAAAGGCTCCAGGACGAGCCCTTGCCGATCATGGAGGAAGCCGGGCCAGCGTCGTACCGAAACCCGTCCACGGAAGGGGACTACTACCACAACCCGACACCTCCCAGGGAGCCCGAGAACTACTccag GCAAGACTACCACAACCCCTACACCCCGAGCAGGGAGTACTCCAGCTACAACGGGCAGCCGCCGGTCAATGCCAGCGACAACTACGCTCCCGTGTCGTACATGGAAGACCCGGGAACACCCGTCATGCGGGCGCCACTAGCCGAACCAGAGACTCCGGGAAGTATGGGTTCGCTGCGCGGACGAACGCCCTCCCTCGATAGCGCGCAACGAGACCCGATGGCCTGGCGTGACCCAGACCTCCCGGAGCTCATCGAGATGCTACGAGAGCCGCACCCTCCTGTACAG GCGAACGCGGCGGCGTACCTTCAGCACCTCTGCTACGGTGATGATCCTGTTAAAGCGAAGATCCGGTCGCTCGGTGGGATCCCTGAATTGGTGCAGCTGTTGGATCATCCGAGCCCGGATGTGCACCGTAACGCGGCGGGCGCACTGAGAAACCTCGCTTACGGGAAGGCGAACGACGAGAACAAGAGCGCCATCAACAACGCCAACGGGATTCCCGCACTGGTCCGTCTGCTGAGGAAGACACCCGACACTGag GTGCAGGAGCTGGTGACCGGGGTCCTGTGGAACCTCTCGTCCCACCCTCCGCTGAAGCAGGCGGTGATCGACGACGCGCTCACCGTGCTCACCAACCGTATCATCATCCCGCACTCCGGCTGGGAGGCCGCGCCTGACGCCGACAGCAAGCCGCGCGACATCCAGTGGTCTGTCGTGTTCCGGAACGCCACGGGATGCCTGCGCAACGTCAG CTCTGCGGGCCCAGACGCGAGACGAAAGATGCGGGAATGCGACGGCTTGGTCGACGCCCTCCTACACGTGCTCCAGACCGCCATCGGTAAAAACGACATGGACAACAAGTCCGTGGAGAACTGCATGTGCGTGCTGCGTAACCTCTCCTTCCGGCTGCCCAAAGAAGTGCCAAACGCGCAGCGCTACGAGCTGGCGGAGCCAGCCAAGTCCGCCCAGCCGCCGCCCAAGAAGAAATCCCCCACGAGCTGCTTCGGTTCGGGGAAGAAGAAGTCGGAAGACAGCGGGATCAAGCAGTGGGACGGGACGGGACCCATCCCTCAGCGGGCGGAGCCGGCAAGGGGACAGGAACTGCTGTGGCAGCCTGAG GTGGTTCGTCCGTACCTGTCGCTACTACTGGAGTGTTCGAACCACGACACTCTCGAGGCGGCGGCCGGCGCCTTGCAGAACCTGTCCGCGGGAAACAACAAGTGGGCGGCGTACGTACGTGCCATGGTGCGCAAGGACAAGGGCCTTCCCGTGTTGGTCGAGCTGATACGGATGGACAATGATCGTGTGGTGCGCGCCGTGGCGACCGCCCTGCGCAACCTCTCCCTCGACAACCGGAACAAGGAGTTGATCGGGAAGTACGCCATGCGGGACCTCGTCTATAGGCTGCCCGGAGGAGACAGCGCGCCGAAGACCTCCGAGCCGACCATGGTGGCGATACTGCACACTCTCCATGAGGTCATCTCGAAGAATATGGAGAACGCGAAGTCGCTGCGTGACGCGGGCGGGATCGAGAGGCTCGTCACCATCAACAAGACCAGGGAGAAGTACTCGGCAGAGGTGGTACGGGCGGCCcggcag GTCCTCGCCACCCTGTGGTCCTTCAAGGACCTGCGTCCCGTCTTCAAGAAGGACGGCTGGAACGCCTCGCACTTCCCGCCCGCGCGGGTCGCCGCACGACCCCCCGGGTCCACCATGGCCCGTGGGGCGTCCCCTGGGGCGGGGCTGGAGTACGACGACACGACCCTCCCCGCGCCGCAGGGCAACGCCAACGCCTACTCCACCATGCCGGAGGACAAGGCCTCGGGCAGGAGGCAGCTGGACTTCTCCCACGACAACGGCACCAGGCCTGCAG GCGGTGACCCAGGTCGGGGTGCGCCAGAGGAGATCCCAATGACAGACCTGACTCCAG GCTACGCCACTGTGGAGAGAGACACAAGGCCAGAGCAGAACTTCCAGCCACCGGTGGGGGGAGTGCCGGTGTTCGGAACACCCAACCAAAACTCTGAGCCTCTGTATGCAAAG CAGGTTAACAAGGACAAGAACCGACCTGCTCAAGACTACGGCTACGTGGACGACCCCGACCCACGGACGTTCCAGCTGGAGGACCCCGACCCACAGAAACCCACAGACTCCTGGGTCTGA
- the LOC136423844 gene encoding RING-type E3 ubiquitin-protein ligase PPIL2-like: MGKKQHQKDKLYLTCSEWTQFFGGKKSDGPERGPFRRLPFYCCSLSLQPFEHPLCTDKGVIFDLMNIVPWLKQYGTNPITGEKMEAKALTKLTFHKNTEDKYHCPVTFKVFNENAHIVAIKKTGHVYSYEAVERLNIRPKNWKDLLTDEPISRKDIITLQDPTDLDKFNFNNFHHLKHNLKLTDEEVEKAKKDPSYHLKNVNSMTGDVLQELYRDYKPQDLLPKEKKEEHPDKMSSAHHTTGMVAAGFTSTAVTPRTEHVAAKIDNDELKYRFVKKKGYVRIRTNKGDLNMELHCDMVPKTCENFLKHCQNKYYKGTQFHRSIRNFMIQGGDPTATGKGGESIWGTPFKDEFKPNLTHTGRGVLSMANSGPNTNKSQFFITYRSCTHLDRKHTVFGRVVGGLDTLTAMEKVECDSTDKPQEDIMITDTLVFVDPYEEAETLVEDERRKQAAAEEEERKSYLNIPVKRKKDEGPKVFKSGVGKYINMASASASTSSADPGTSKQTDHAAVPPKKKVKSSSKLTDFSAW; the protein is encoded by the exons ATGGGGAAGAAACAGCACCAGAAGGACAAACT ATATCTGACCTGCTCAGAATGGACCCAGTTTTTCGGAGGCAAAAAGTCAG ATGGTCCAGAGAGGGGACCTTTCAGACGTCTCCCTTTCTACTGCTGCAG CCTTTCGCTGCAACCGTTTGAACATCCACTGTGCACGGATAAAGGAGTCATCTTTGACTTGAT GAACATTGTACCCTGGCTGAAGCAGTATGGCACAAACCCCATCACAGGAGAG AAAATGGAGGCCAAGGCACTGACCAAGCTGACCTTCCACAAGAACACTGAAG ATAAGTACCACTGTCCGGTCACGTTCAAAGTCTTCAACGAGAACGCCCACATCGTCGCCATCAAGAAGACAGGACATGTCTACAGTTATGAG GCAGTTGAGAGGTTAAACATCCGACCTAAGAACTGGAAGGACCTCCTGACGGACGAGCCAATCAGCCGCAAGGACATCATCACCCTCCAGGACCCGACGGACCTGGACAAGTTCAATTTCAACAACTTCCACCACCTTAAGCACAACCTCAAACTCACAGACGAGG agGTGGAGAAAGCGAAGAAGGATCCCTCGTACCACCTGAAGAACGTGAACTCCATGACTGGAGACGTGCTGCAGGAGCTGTACAGGGACTACAAGCCGCAGGATCTG CTTCCAAAGGAAAAGAAGGAGGAGCACCCAGACAAGATGAGCTCT GCCCACCACACGACGGGCATGGTGGCTGCAGGTTTCACCTCCACAGCCGTCACACCGCGTACGGAACACGTGGCCG cCAAGATTGACAATGATGAGCTGAAGTACCGTTTTGTGAAGAAGAAGGGCTATGTCCGGATCAGGACCAACAAAGGAGACCTCAACATGGAGCTGCACTGTGACATG GTCCCCAAAACGTGTGAGAACTTCCTGAAACACTGTCAGAACAAATACTACAAGGGAACTCAGTTCCACAGGAGCATCAGGAACTTCATG ATTCAGGGTGGAGACCCCACAGCCACAGGAAAGG GAGGGGAGTCCATCTGGGGCACACCATTCAAGGATGAGTTCAAGCCCAACCTGACCCATACTGGCCGAGGGGTGCTGAGCATGGCCaactctgggccaaacaccaaCAAGTCCCAGTT TTTCATCACATACCGATCCTGCACCCACCTGGACCGGAAGCACACGGTGTTCGGGAGGGTGGTGGGAGGACTCGACACTCTCACCGCCATGGAGAAGGTCGAGTGTGACTCCACAGACAAACCACAG GAGGACATCATGATTACAGACACCCTGGTGTTTGTGGACCCCTATGAGGAGGCAGAAACACTG GTTGAGGATGAGAGAAGAAAGCAGGCGGCCGCTGAGGAGGAAGAGAGGAAGTCCTACCTGAACATTCCTGTCAAGAGGAAGAAGGACGAGGGGCCCAAGGTCTTCAAGTCAGGCGTCGGGAAGTACATCAACATGGCCAG CGCCAGTGCCAGTACCAGCAGTGCAGACCCCGGGACCAGTAAACAGACCGACCACGCCGCTGTGCCGCCCAAGAAAAAAGTCAAGTCCTCATCCAAGCTCACCGACTTCAGCGCATGGTAG
- the LOC136423821 gene encoding catenin delta-2-like isoform X1 produces MPDRRDGEERTLMQAFRQANHDLNSEPESAASILQSVKEQELQFEQLTRELEAERQSVANQLERCKLGSETASMSSISSTDESFHWRPPQQHAPEDDESDADSKVSGSQLVDSCLKVLQERGVMDTHDDPMEGMKDAMPHPDRYPERSYNGGNNGDAPVHSSHQSLHSINSSHSNPQRPPSSQPESVTVTKVIHTRTVTEVMPRNHPADNYYDPYRGDNTSNRGTPRHMDPPPPQSNYSDPYEGRNPYSEVPERLQDEPLPIMEEAGPASYRNPSTEGDYYHNPTPPREPENYSRQDYHNPYTPSREYSSYNGQPPVNASDNYAPVSYMEDPGTPVMRAPLAEPETPGSMGSLRGRTPSLDSAQRDPMAWRDPDLPELIEMLREPHPPVQANAAAYLQHLCYGDDPVKAKIRSLGGIPELVQLLDHPSPDVHRNAAGALRNLAYGKANDENKSAINNANGIPALVRLLRKTPDTEVQELVTGVLWNLSSHPPLKQAVIDDALTVLTNRIIIPHSGWEAAPDADSKPRDIQWSVVFRNATGCLRNVSSAGPDARRKMRECDGLVDALLHVLQTAIGKNDMDNKSVENCMCVLRNLSFRLPKEVPNAQRYELAEPAKSAQPPPKKKSPTSCFGSGKKKSEDSGIKQWDGTGPIPQRAEPARGQELLWQPEVVRPYLSLLLECSNHDTLEAAAGALQNLSAGNNKWAAYVRAMVRKDKGLPVLVELIRMDNDRVVRAVATALRNLSLDNRNKELIGKYAMRDLVYRLPGGDSAPKTSEPTMVAILHTLHEVISKNMENAKSLRDAGGIERLVTINKTREKYSAEVVRAARQVLATLWSFKDLRPVFKKDGWNASHFPPARVAARPPGSTMARGASPGAGLEYDDTTLPAPQGNANAYSTMPEDKASGRRQLDFSHDNGTRPAGGDPGRGAPEEIPMTDLTPGYATVERDTRPEQNFQPPVGGVPVFGTPNQNSEPLYAKQVNKDKNRPAQDYGYVDDPDPRTFQLEDPDPQKPTDSWV; encoded by the exons ATGCCCGACCGCCGCGATGGCGAGGAAAGAACGCTGATGCAGGCGTTCCGACAGGCGAACCACGACCTCAACAGCGAGCCAGAGTCAGCAGCATCCATTCTACAGTCTGTTAAGGAACAAGAACTTCAGTTCGAGCAGCTAACCCGAGAACTAGAGGCCGAGAGGCAGAGCGTCGCTAACCAACTCGAACGGTGCAAGTTGGGATCAGAAACAGCCAG CATGAGTTCCATCTCGTCCACGGACGAGTCGTTCCACTGGCGCCCTCCGCAGCAGCACGCCCCAGAAGACGACGAGAGCGACGCCGACTCCAAGGTGTCGGGTTCCCAGCTGGTCGACTCCTGTCTAAAGGTTCTTCAG GAGCGCGGTGTGATGGACACACACGACGACCCCATGGAGGGCATGAAGGACGCCATGCCGCATCCCGACAG GTACCCAGAGAGGAGCTACAATGGAGGAAACAATGGGGATGCTCCAGTCCATTCCTCCCACCAATCGCTACACAGCATAAATAGCTCCCACTCCAACCCACAGCGGCCCCCGTCATCACAGCCGGAGTCCGTGACAGTCACCAAG GTGATCCACACCCGCACGGTGACCGAGGTCATGCCCAGGAACCATCCTGCAGACAACTACTACGACCCGTACCGCGGCGACAACACGTCCAACCGAGGGACGCCACGACACATGGACCCGCCGCCCCCACAGAGCAACTACAGCGATCCCTACGAGGGCAGAAATCCGTACAGTGAGGTCCCGGAAAGGCTCCAGGACGAGCCCTTGCCGATCATGGAGGAAGCCGGGCCAGCGTCGTACCGAAACCCGTCCACGGAAGGGGACTACTACCACAACCCGACACCTCCCAGGGAGCCCGAGAACTACTccag GCAAGACTACCACAACCCCTACACCCCGAGCAGGGAGTACTCCAGCTACAACGGGCAGCCGCCGGTCAATGCCAGCGACAACTACGCTCCCGTGTCGTACATGGAAGACCCGGGAACACCCGTCATGCGGGCGCCACTAGCCGAACCAGAGACTCCGGGAAGTATGGGTTCGCTGCGCGGACGAACGCCCTCCCTCGATAGCGCGCAACGAGACCCGATGGCCTGGCGTGACCCAGACCTCCCGGAGCTCATCGAGATGCTACGAGAGCCGCACCCTCCTGTACAG GCGAACGCGGCGGCGTACCTTCAGCACCTCTGCTACGGTGATGATCCTGTTAAAGCGAAGATCCGGTCGCTCGGTGGGATCCCTGAATTGGTGCAGCTGTTGGATCATCCGAGCCCGGATGTGCACCGTAACGCGGCGGGCGCACTGAGAAACCTCGCTTACGGGAAGGCGAACGACGAGAACAAGAGCGCCATCAACAACGCCAACGGGATTCCCGCACTGGTCCGTCTGCTGAGGAAGACACCCGACACTGag GTGCAGGAGCTGGTGACCGGGGTCCTGTGGAACCTCTCGTCCCACCCTCCGCTGAAGCAGGCGGTGATCGACGACGCGCTCACCGTGCTCACCAACCGTATCATCATCCCGCACTCCGGCTGGGAGGCCGCGCCTGACGCCGACAGCAAGCCGCGCGACATCCAGTGGTCTGTCGTGTTCCGGAACGCCACGGGATGCCTGCGCAACGTCAG CTCTGCGGGCCCAGACGCGAGACGAAAGATGCGGGAATGCGACGGCTTGGTCGACGCCCTCCTACACGTGCTCCAGACCGCCATCGGTAAAAACGACATGGACAACAAGTCCGTGGAGAACTGCATGTGCGTGCTGCGTAACCTCTCCTTCCGGCTGCCCAAAGAAGTGCCAAACGCGCAGCGCTACGAGCTGGCGGAGCCAGCCAAGTCCGCCCAGCCGCCGCCCAAGAAGAAATCCCCCACGAGCTGCTTCGGTTCGGGGAAGAAGAAGTCGGAAGACAGCGGGATCAAGCAGTGGGACGGGACGGGACCCATCCCTCAGCGGGCGGAGCCGGCAAGGGGACAGGAACTGCTGTGGCAGCCTGAG GTGGTTCGTCCGTACCTGTCGCTACTACTGGAGTGTTCGAACCACGACACTCTCGAGGCGGCGGCCGGCGCCTTGCAGAACCTGTCCGCGGGAAACAACAAGTGGGCGGCGTACGTACGTGCCATGGTGCGCAAGGACAAGGGCCTTCCCGTGTTGGTCGAGCTGATACGGATGGACAATGATCGTGTGGTGCGCGCCGTGGCGACCGCCCTGCGCAACCTCTCCCTCGACAACCGGAACAAGGAGTTGATCGGGAAGTACGCCATGCGGGACCTCGTCTATAGGCTGCCCGGAGGAGACAGCGCGCCGAAGACCTCCGAGCCGACCATGGTGGCGATACTGCACACTCTCCATGAGGTCATCTCGAAGAATATGGAGAACGCGAAGTCGCTGCGTGACGCGGGCGGGATCGAGAGGCTCGTCACCATCAACAAGACCAGGGAGAAGTACTCGGCAGAGGTGGTACGGGCGGCCcggcag GTCCTCGCCACCCTGTGGTCCTTCAAGGACCTGCGTCCCGTCTTCAAGAAGGACGGCTGGAACGCCTCGCACTTCCCGCCCGCGCGGGTCGCCGCACGACCCCCCGGGTCCACCATGGCCCGTGGGGCGTCCCCTGGGGCGGGGCTGGAGTACGACGACACGACCCTCCCCGCGCCGCAGGGCAACGCCAACGCCTACTCCACCATGCCGGAGGACAAGGCCTCGGGCAGGAGGCAGCTGGACTTCTCCCACGACAACGGCACCAGGCCTGCAG GCGGTGACCCAGGTCGGGGTGCGCCAGAGGAGATCCCAATGACAGACCTGACTCCAG GCTACGCCACTGTGGAGAGAGACACAAGGCCAGAGCAGAACTTCCAGCCACCGGTGGGGGGAGTGCCGGTGTTCGGAACACCCAACCAAAACTCTGAGCCTCTGTATGCAAAG CAGGTTAACAAGGACAAGAACCGACCTGCTCAAGACTACGGCTACGTGGACGACCCCGACCCACGGACGTTCCAGCTGGAGGACCCCGACCCACAGAAACCCACAGACTCCTGGGTCTGA
- the LOC136423821 gene encoding catenin delta-2-like isoform X2, with amino-acid sequence MPDRRDGEERTLMQAFRQANHDLNSEPESAASILQSVKEQELQFEQLTRELEAERQSVANQLERCKLGSETASMSSISSTDESFHWRPPQQHAPEDDESDADSKVSGSQLVDSCLKVLQERGVMDTHDDPMEGMKDAMPHPDRYPERSYNGGNNGDAPVHSSHQSLHSINSSHSNPQRPPSSQPESVTVTKVIHTRTVTEVMPRNHPADNYYDPYRGDNTSNRGTPRHMDPPPPQSNYSDPYEGRNPYSEVPERLQDEPLPIMEEAGPASYRNPSTEGDYYHNPTPPREPENYSRQDYHNPYTPSREYSSYNGQPPVNASDNYAPVSYMEDPGTPVMRAPLAEPETPGSMGSLRGRTPSLDSAQRDPMAWRDPDLPELIEMLREPHPPVQANAAAYLQHLCYGDDPVKAKIRSLGGIPELVQLLDHPSPDVHRNAAGALRNLAYGKANDENKSAINNANGIPALVRLLRKTPDTEVQELVTGVLWNLSSHPPLKQAVIDDALTVLTNRIIIPHSGWEAAPDADSKPRDIQWSVVFRNATGCLRNVSSAGPDARRKMRECDGLVDALLHVLQTAIGKNDMDNKSVENCMCVLRNLSFRLPKEVPNAQRYELAEPAKSAQPPPKKKSPTSCFGSGKKKSEDSGIKQWDGTGPIPQRAEPARGQELLWQPEVVRPYLSLLLECSNHDTLEAAAGALQNLSAGNNKWAAYVRAMVRKDKGLPVLVELIRMDNDRVVRAVATALRNLSLDNRNKELIGKYAMRDLVYRLPGGDSAPKTSEPTMVAILHTLHEVISKNMENAKSLRDAGGIERLVTINKTREKYSAEVVRAARQVLATLWSFKDLRPVFKKDGWNASHFPPARVAARPPGSTMARGASPGAGLEYDDTTLPAPQGNANAYSTMPEDKASGRRQLDFSHDNGTRPAGGDPGRGAPEEIPMTDLTPGYATVERDTRPEQNFQPPVGGVPVFGTPNQNSEPLYAKVNKDKNRPAQDYGYVDDPDPRTFQLEDPDPQKPTDSWV; translated from the exons ATGCCCGACCGCCGCGATGGCGAGGAAAGAACGCTGATGCAGGCGTTCCGACAGGCGAACCACGACCTCAACAGCGAGCCAGAGTCAGCAGCATCCATTCTACAGTCTGTTAAGGAACAAGAACTTCAGTTCGAGCAGCTAACCCGAGAACTAGAGGCCGAGAGGCAGAGCGTCGCTAACCAACTCGAACGGTGCAAGTTGGGATCAGAAACAGCCAG CATGAGTTCCATCTCGTCCACGGACGAGTCGTTCCACTGGCGCCCTCCGCAGCAGCACGCCCCAGAAGACGACGAGAGCGACGCCGACTCCAAGGTGTCGGGTTCCCAGCTGGTCGACTCCTGTCTAAAGGTTCTTCAG GAGCGCGGTGTGATGGACACACACGACGACCCCATGGAGGGCATGAAGGACGCCATGCCGCATCCCGACAG GTACCCAGAGAGGAGCTACAATGGAGGAAACAATGGGGATGCTCCAGTCCATTCCTCCCACCAATCGCTACACAGCATAAATAGCTCCCACTCCAACCCACAGCGGCCCCCGTCATCACAGCCGGAGTCCGTGACAGTCACCAAG GTGATCCACACCCGCACGGTGACCGAGGTCATGCCCAGGAACCATCCTGCAGACAACTACTACGACCCGTACCGCGGCGACAACACGTCCAACCGAGGGACGCCACGACACATGGACCCGCCGCCCCCACAGAGCAACTACAGCGATCCCTACGAGGGCAGAAATCCGTACAGTGAGGTCCCGGAAAGGCTCCAGGACGAGCCCTTGCCGATCATGGAGGAAGCCGGGCCAGCGTCGTACCGAAACCCGTCCACGGAAGGGGACTACTACCACAACCCGACACCTCCCAGGGAGCCCGAGAACTACTccag GCAAGACTACCACAACCCCTACACCCCGAGCAGGGAGTACTCCAGCTACAACGGGCAGCCGCCGGTCAATGCCAGCGACAACTACGCTCCCGTGTCGTACATGGAAGACCCGGGAACACCCGTCATGCGGGCGCCACTAGCCGAACCAGAGACTCCGGGAAGTATGGGTTCGCTGCGCGGACGAACGCCCTCCCTCGATAGCGCGCAACGAGACCCGATGGCCTGGCGTGACCCAGACCTCCCGGAGCTCATCGAGATGCTACGAGAGCCGCACCCTCCTGTACAG GCGAACGCGGCGGCGTACCTTCAGCACCTCTGCTACGGTGATGATCCTGTTAAAGCGAAGATCCGGTCGCTCGGTGGGATCCCTGAATTGGTGCAGCTGTTGGATCATCCGAGCCCGGATGTGCACCGTAACGCGGCGGGCGCACTGAGAAACCTCGCTTACGGGAAGGCGAACGACGAGAACAAGAGCGCCATCAACAACGCCAACGGGATTCCCGCACTGGTCCGTCTGCTGAGGAAGACACCCGACACTGag GTGCAGGAGCTGGTGACCGGGGTCCTGTGGAACCTCTCGTCCCACCCTCCGCTGAAGCAGGCGGTGATCGACGACGCGCTCACCGTGCTCACCAACCGTATCATCATCCCGCACTCCGGCTGGGAGGCCGCGCCTGACGCCGACAGCAAGCCGCGCGACATCCAGTGGTCTGTCGTGTTCCGGAACGCCACGGGATGCCTGCGCAACGTCAG CTCTGCGGGCCCAGACGCGAGACGAAAGATGCGGGAATGCGACGGCTTGGTCGACGCCCTCCTACACGTGCTCCAGACCGCCATCGGTAAAAACGACATGGACAACAAGTCCGTGGAGAACTGCATGTGCGTGCTGCGTAACCTCTCCTTCCGGCTGCCCAAAGAAGTGCCAAACGCGCAGCGCTACGAGCTGGCGGAGCCAGCCAAGTCCGCCCAGCCGCCGCCCAAGAAGAAATCCCCCACGAGCTGCTTCGGTTCGGGGAAGAAGAAGTCGGAAGACAGCGGGATCAAGCAGTGGGACGGGACGGGACCCATCCCTCAGCGGGCGGAGCCGGCAAGGGGACAGGAACTGCTGTGGCAGCCTGAG GTGGTTCGTCCGTACCTGTCGCTACTACTGGAGTGTTCGAACCACGACACTCTCGAGGCGGCGGCCGGCGCCTTGCAGAACCTGTCCGCGGGAAACAACAAGTGGGCGGCGTACGTACGTGCCATGGTGCGCAAGGACAAGGGCCTTCCCGTGTTGGTCGAGCTGATACGGATGGACAATGATCGTGTGGTGCGCGCCGTGGCGACCGCCCTGCGCAACCTCTCCCTCGACAACCGGAACAAGGAGTTGATCGGGAAGTACGCCATGCGGGACCTCGTCTATAGGCTGCCCGGAGGAGACAGCGCGCCGAAGACCTCCGAGCCGACCATGGTGGCGATACTGCACACTCTCCATGAGGTCATCTCGAAGAATATGGAGAACGCGAAGTCGCTGCGTGACGCGGGCGGGATCGAGAGGCTCGTCACCATCAACAAGACCAGGGAGAAGTACTCGGCAGAGGTGGTACGGGCGGCCcggcag GTCCTCGCCACCCTGTGGTCCTTCAAGGACCTGCGTCCCGTCTTCAAGAAGGACGGCTGGAACGCCTCGCACTTCCCGCCCGCGCGGGTCGCCGCACGACCCCCCGGGTCCACCATGGCCCGTGGGGCGTCCCCTGGGGCGGGGCTGGAGTACGACGACACGACCCTCCCCGCGCCGCAGGGCAACGCCAACGCCTACTCCACCATGCCGGAGGACAAGGCCTCGGGCAGGAGGCAGCTGGACTTCTCCCACGACAACGGCACCAGGCCTGCAG GCGGTGACCCAGGTCGGGGTGCGCCAGAGGAGATCCCAATGACAGACCTGACTCCAG GCTACGCCACTGTGGAGAGAGACACAAGGCCAGAGCAGAACTTCCAGCCACCGGTGGGGGGAGTGCCGGTGTTCGGAACACCCAACCAAAACTCTGAGCCTCTGTATGCAAAG GTTAACAAGGACAAGAACCGACCTGCTCAAGACTACGGCTACGTGGACGACCCCGACCCACGGACGTTCCAGCTGGAGGACCCCGACCCACAGAAACCCACAGACTCCTGGGTCTGA